In a genomic window of Leisingera caerulea DSM 24564:
- a CDS encoding RluA family pseudouridine synthase, translated as MSGVQMITVSEDDGGQRIDRWLRRLFPHVNQGRIEKMCRKGELRLDGGRVKASTRVESGQVVRVPPLADSDLKPAEPRAMRISEADAKMIQSCVIYRDDDVIVLNKPAGLAVQGGSGTTKHVDGLAEALKFGLEDKPKLVHRIDKDTSGVLVLARNRKAAQALTAAFRHKNTRKIYWALVAGVPTPYLGEIKNGLVKAPGHGKSGEGEKMINVHPQDIDDTPGAKRAHTLYATLYRVASRAAWVAMEPITGRTHQLRAHMSGMGHPIAGDGKYGGSGQENLGDGWGAQIGGVISKKLHLHARRMVFEHPVTRKPVSVVAPLPDHMKESWETFGWTEDLAADDPFEDLK; from the coding sequence ATGAGCGGCGTTCAGATGATTACCGTCAGCGAAGACGATGGCGGCCAGCGCATTGACCGCTGGCTGCGGCGGCTGTTTCCGCATGTGAACCAGGGCCGCATCGAGAAGATGTGCCGCAAGGGCGAGCTGCGGCTGGATGGCGGCCGCGTCAAGGCCAGCACCCGTGTCGAGTCCGGGCAGGTAGTGCGCGTGCCGCCGCTGGCGGACAGCGACCTGAAACCGGCCGAGCCGCGCGCGATGCGGATCTCGGAGGCGGATGCCAAGATGATCCAGTCCTGCGTGATCTACCGCGACGATGACGTGATCGTGCTGAACAAGCCCGCCGGGCTGGCGGTGCAGGGCGGCTCCGGCACCACCAAGCACGTGGACGGCCTGGCCGAGGCGCTGAAATTCGGGCTTGAGGACAAGCCCAAGCTGGTGCACCGGATCGACAAGGACACCTCCGGTGTTCTGGTGCTGGCGCGCAACCGCAAGGCGGCACAGGCGCTGACCGCCGCCTTCCGCCACAAAAACACCCGCAAGATCTATTGGGCGCTGGTCGCAGGCGTGCCGACGCCCTATCTGGGCGAAATCAAGAACGGGCTGGTCAAGGCGCCGGGCCACGGCAAGTCCGGCGAGGGCGAGAAGATGATCAACGTCCATCCGCAGGACATCGACGATACGCCGGGCGCCAAGCGGGCGCATACGCTGTATGCCACGCTTTACCGCGTAGCCAGCCGCGCCGCCTGGGTGGCGATGGAGCCGATCACCGGCCGCACCCATCAGCTGCGGGCGCATATGTCGGGCATGGGCCATCCGATTGCCGGCGACGGCAAATACGGCGGTTCGGGCCAAGAGAACCTGGGCGACGGATGGGGCGCGCAGATCGGCGGGGTGATCTCCAAAAAGCTGCACCTGCACGCGCGCCGGATGGTGTTTGAGCACCCGGTGACCCGCAAGCCGGTCTCGGTTGTGGCGCCGCTGCCCGACCATATGAAGGAAAGCTGGGAGACCTTCGGCTGGACCGAGGACCTGGCTGCCGATGATCCGTTCGAGGACCTGAAGTGA
- the crcB gene encoding fluoride efflux transporter CrcB: MIFSVSMVALGGAVGAVCRYLAGLGMIRLLGHHDFPVAVITVNILGSFLMGVFVVAAAMRGLTHLSPLVMTGLLGGFTTFSAFSLETANLIERGAFGQAALYVCLSVALSVGGLFLGLMAARGVFA, translated from the coding sequence ATGATTTTTTCGGTTTCCATGGTCGCCCTTGGCGGCGCTGTTGGGGCGGTGTGCCGCTATCTGGCCGGGCTGGGGATGATCCGCCTGCTGGGGCATCACGATTTTCCGGTGGCGGTGATCACCGTGAACATCCTGGGCTCCTTCCTGATGGGGGTGTTTGTGGTGGCCGCGGCGATGCGCGGGCTGACCCATCTGAGCCCCTTGGTGATGACCGGGCTTCTGGGAGGGTTCACCACCTTCTCGGCGTTCTCGCTGGAGACCGCCAACCTGATCGAGCGCGGCGCCTTCGGGCAGGCGGCGCTTTATGTTTGTTTGTCCGTGGCCCTGTCGGTCGGCGGATTGTTTCTGGGCCTGATGGCCGCAAGAGGAGTGTTCGCATGA
- a CDS encoding 3-deoxy-7-phosphoheptulonate synthase: MTPQTENLRITGMQELISPEDLAAQLPSTATVTDTVLASRTAIQDVLHGRSDRVIAVVGPCSVHDPKAAMDYARRLAPLRERLAGELEIVMRVYFEKPRTISGWKGLINDPGLDGSFRINEGLGLARRLCLDINALGLPVGTEFLDTAVPQYISDLVAWAAIGARTTESQIHREMASGLSCPVGFKNGTRGNVQIAVDAVRSAAHPHHFMALAKSGRAAIAATSGNPDGHLILRGGGGTNYDAASVDAACKLAEKDGIRGHVMIDASHANSGKDPMRQPAVLRDVAGQIAAGDSRITGVMVESHLVAGRQDLGKGELTYGQSITDGCLGWEETVAELEHLAAAVAKRRTAAAQDELAEA; the protein is encoded by the coding sequence ATGACACCCCAGACCGAAAACCTCCGCATCACCGGTATGCAGGAACTGATCTCGCCCGAGGATCTCGCCGCGCAGCTGCCTTCAACGGCAACAGTGACCGATACCGTGCTGGCCAGCCGCACCGCCATTCAGGATGTGCTGCACGGCCGCAGCGACCGTGTGATTGCGGTCGTCGGCCCCTGTTCGGTGCACGACCCCAAGGCGGCGATGGACTATGCCCGCCGCCTGGCGCCGCTGCGCGAACGGCTCGCCGGTGAGCTGGAGATCGTGATGCGGGTCTACTTCGAAAAACCCCGCACCATCAGCGGCTGGAAAGGGCTGATCAACGATCCGGGCCTCGACGGCTCCTTCCGCATCAACGAAGGGCTGGGGCTGGCGCGCCGCCTGTGCCTGGACATCAACGCCCTGGGCCTGCCGGTCGGCACCGAATTCCTGGACACCGCGGTGCCGCAGTACATCTCTGACCTTGTGGCCTGGGCCGCCATCGGCGCCCGCACCACCGAAAGCCAGATCCACCGCGAAATGGCCTCCGGCCTCAGCTGCCCCGTGGGCTTTAAGAACGGCACCCGCGGCAATGTGCAGATCGCAGTGGACGCGGTGCGCTCGGCGGCGCACCCGCATCATTTCATGGCGCTGGCCAAATCGGGCCGCGCGGCGATTGCGGCCACCAGCGGCAACCCTGACGGCCACCTGATCCTGCGCGGCGGCGGCGGCACCAACTATGACGCGGCCTCTGTCGATGCGGCCTGCAAGCTGGCGGAGAAGGACGGCATCCGCGGCCATGTGATGATCGACGCCAGCCACGCCAACAGCGGCAAGGACCCGATGCGCCAGCCTGCGGTGCTGCGCGATGTGGCGGGCCAGATCGCCGCGGGCGACAGCCGCATCACCGGCGTGATGGTCGAAAGCCACCTGGTGGCGGGCCGCCAGGATCTGGGCAAGGGGGAGCTGACCTACGGCCAGTCGATCACCGACGGCTGCCTGGGCTGGGAGGAGACTGTGGCAGAGCTGGAGCATCTGGCCGCAGCGGTTGCCAAGCGCCGCACGGCCGCCGCACAGGACGAGCTGGCCGAGGCCTGA
- a CDS encoding trypsin-like peptidase domain-containing protein produces MIRPALTALAIVLALPAAAETRVPQSQAEIALGFAPLVKEASPAVVNIYAKVVRQVQQRRRSPFMNDPFFDDFFRGFAEPQPRVENSLGSGVILSADGIVVSNYHVVGSATEIRVVTNDRREYNARVILGDKASDLAILQLEEAADLPYLDLRDSDQVQVGELALAIGNPFGVGQTVSSGIISGLARTGMGAGDGFGYYIQTDAPINPGNSGGALIDVNGDLIGINTRILSRSGGSNGIGFAIPANLVREFVNQARTGAEEFQRPWAGMAGQPVDADLAASLGMDLPEGMVVSDLHRESPFAKAGFRVGDVITHVDGEVVNSPSEMVFRMSVAGLGDLSVITRLRGGEREEIEVPMIVAPDQPPANPVQLDDKTALPGLTVARINPQVIARLGLPLSAEGVVVTDPGPYAGRGGVQAGDLLLAVNGQQVASTDDVYAILAGSGRWIQLDLNRRGRRMALRFRL; encoded by the coding sequence ATGATCCGTCCCGCACTCACTGCCCTTGCCATCGTTCTCGCCCTGCCTGCCGCCGCTGAAACCCGGGTGCCGCAAAGCCAGGCGGAGATCGCGCTGGGGTTCGCGCCGCTGGTCAAGGAAGCCTCGCCGGCGGTGGTGAACATATACGCCAAGGTGGTGCGCCAGGTGCAGCAGCGCCGCCGCTCGCCGTTCATGAACGATCCGTTCTTCGATGATTTCTTCCGCGGCTTTGCCGAGCCGCAGCCGCGGGTGGAGAATTCGCTGGGCTCCGGCGTGATCCTGTCGGCGGACGGCATCGTGGTCTCCAACTACCATGTTGTCGGCAGCGCCACCGAAATCCGCGTGGTGACCAATGACCGGCGCGAATACAATGCGCGGGTGATCCTGGGCGACAAGGCCAGCGACCTGGCGATCCTGCAATTGGAAGAGGCGGCGGACCTGCCGTATCTGGACCTGCGCGACAGCGACCAGGTGCAGGTGGGCGAGCTGGCGCTGGCGATCGGCAACCCGTTCGGGGTCGGGCAGACCGTCAGCAGCGGCATCATCTCCGGCCTTGCGCGCACCGGCATGGGGGCGGGCGACGGCTTTGGCTACTACATCCAGACCGATGCGCCGATCAACCCGGGCAACTCCGGCGGCGCGCTGATCGACGTGAACGGAGATCTCATCGGCATTAATACCCGCATCCTGTCCCGCTCCGGCGGCTCCAACGGCATCGGCTTTGCGATTCCGGCCAATCTGGTGCGGGAGTTCGTCAACCAGGCCCGGACCGGCGCGGAAGAGTTCCAGCGCCCCTGGGCGGGCATGGCGGGCCAGCCGGTGGATGCCGATCTGGCGGCCTCTCTGGGGATGGACCTGCCGGAGGGGATGGTTGTCTCGGACCTGCACCGCGAAAGCCCCTTTGCCAAGGCCGGTTTCCGGGTCGGCGACGTGATTACCCATGTGGACGGCGAGGTGGTGAATTCGCCCTCGGAAATGGTGTTCCGCATGTCGGTGGCGGGGCTTGGGGATCTGTCCGTCATCACCCGCCTGCGCGGCGGCGAGCGGGAGGAAATCGAGGTGCCGATGATTGTGGCGCCCGATCAGCCGCCCGCCAACCCGGTGCAGCTGGATGACAAGACCGCGCTGCCCGGGCTGACCGTGGCGCGTATCAATCCGCAGGTGATCGCCCGTCTCGGCCTGCCCTTGTCGGCGGAGGGCGTGGTGGTCACAGACCCCGGCCCCTATGCCGGGCGCGGCGGTGTGCAGGCGGGCGACCTGCTGCTGGCGGTCAATGGCCAGCAGGTGGCGAGCACCGATGACGTCTATGCGATTCTCGCGGGCAGCGGCCGCTGGATCCAGCTGGATCTGAACCGGCGCGGCCGTCGCATGGCGCTGAGGTTCCGGCTCTGA
- a CDS encoding HAD family hydrolase, with amino-acid sequence MSSPLRLILFDVDGTLVDSQGAITGAMAEAFEGAGLRTPPREAILSIVGLSLPLAMKELAPDQNAATLERLVEGYKSSYMLAREAAGAAHSPLYPGTLEMLAELNEVPEYLLGVATGKSQRGVDALIAAHGLSCFVTRQVADHHPSKPHPSMILTAMAETGVERDSTVMIGDTRFDIEMGRAAGVTTIAVPWGYHPAETLGADHLIRDFAELRPLLAEIWKG; translated from the coding sequence GTGAGTTCACCGCTGCGGCTGATCCTGTTTGACGTCGATGGCACCCTGGTGGACAGCCAGGGCGCTATCACCGGCGCCATGGCCGAGGCGTTTGAAGGCGCCGGGCTGAGAACGCCGCCGCGCGAGGCGATCCTGTCCATCGTCGGGCTGTCGCTGCCGCTGGCGATGAAGGAGCTGGCGCCGGACCAGAATGCCGCCACGCTGGAGCGGCTGGTGGAGGGCTACAAGTCCTCCTACATGCTGGCGCGCGAGGCGGCGGGGGCGGCGCATTCGCCGCTTTATCCCGGCACGCTGGAGATGCTGGCGGAGCTGAACGAGGTGCCGGAGTACCTGCTGGGGGTTGCCACCGGCAAATCCCAGCGCGGCGTCGACGCGCTGATCGCGGCGCATGGGCTGAGCTGCTTCGTGACCCGGCAGGTGGCGGATCACCACCCGTCGAAACCGCACCCGTCGATGATCCTGACTGCGATGGCGGAGACCGGGGTGGAGCGCGACAGCACCGTGATGATCGGCGACACGCGGTTTGACATTGAAATGGGGCGCGCGGCGGGGGTCACCACCATCGCCGTGCCCTGGGGGTATCATCCGGCAGAGACTTTGGGCGCCGACCACTTGATCCGCGATTTCGCGGAGCTGCGCCCGCTGCTGGCAGAGATCTGGAAAGGCTAA
- a CDS encoding replication-associated recombination protein A, with product MADLFGSPASADSDPQQPAPNRPLADRLRPQSLGEVIGQEQVLGPEAPLGVMLASGSLSSLIFWGPPGVGKTTIARLLAKETDLHFVQISAIFTGVPELRKVFEAARIRRQNGQGTLLFVDEIHRFNKAQQDGFLPHMEDGTILLVGATTENPSFELNAAVLSRSQVLVLERLSLADLERLTQRAEKELGRALPLSGDARDALHEMADGDGRALLNLIEQVAAWKVEAPLGREALSNRLMRRAAKFDKSGDEHYNLISALHKSIRGSDPDAALYWLARMLEGGEDPRFLARRLTMMSTEDIGMADPQANTVCLNAWQTYERLGSPEGELALANAAVYLALAPKSNAVYVGIKAARRLAKQTGSAPPPKHILNAPTKLMSEQGYGDGYAYDHDAEDGFSGQNYFPDGVKRPVLYQPVERGFERELKRRTDYFANLRAKRNK from the coding sequence ATGGCAGATCTGTTCGGCAGCCCCGCATCCGCGGACAGCGATCCGCAGCAGCCTGCGCCGAACCGGCCGCTGGCCGATCGGCTGCGGCCGCAGTCGCTGGGCGAGGTGATCGGACAGGAACAGGTGCTGGGGCCGGAGGCGCCGCTGGGCGTGATGCTGGCCTCGGGGTCCTTGTCGTCGCTGATCTTCTGGGGGCCGCCGGGGGTGGGCAAGACCACCATCGCACGGCTGCTGGCCAAGGAGACCGACCTGCATTTCGTGCAGATCTCGGCGATCTTCACCGGGGTGCCGGAGCTGCGCAAGGTGTTCGAGGCCGCCAGGATCCGCCGCCAGAACGGGCAGGGAACGCTTCTGTTCGTGGATGAGATCCACCGCTTCAACAAGGCCCAGCAGGACGGCTTCCTGCCGCATATGGAGGATGGCACCATCCTCTTGGTCGGGGCGACAACGGAGAACCCTTCGTTCGAGCTGAACGCCGCTGTGCTTTCACGCAGCCAGGTCTTGGTGCTGGAACGCCTGTCGCTGGCCGATCTCGAACGCCTCACCCAGCGCGCCGAGAAGGAGCTGGGCCGCGCCCTGCCGCTGTCGGGCGATGCCCGCGACGCGCTGCATGAGATGGCCGATGGCGACGGGCGGGCGCTTTTGAACCTCATTGAGCAAGTCGCCGCCTGGAAGGTGGAGGCGCCCCTTGGGCGGGAGGCGCTGTCAAACCGGCTGATGCGCCGGGCGGCCAAGTTCGACAAGTCCGGCGACGAGCATTACAACCTCATTTCCGCCCTGCACAAATCCATCCGCGGCTCTGACCCGGATGCAGCACTGTACTGGCTGGCGCGGATGCTGGAGGGCGGCGAGGACCCGCGGTTCCTGGCCCGGCGGCTGACGATGATGTCGACCGAGGACATCGGCATGGCCGACCCGCAGGCAAATACCGTGTGCCTCAATGCCTGGCAGACCTACGAGCGCCTCGGCAGCCCGGAGGGCGAACTGGCGCTGGCCAATGCGGCGGTCTACCTGGCGCTGGCGCCGAAATCCAACGCGGTCTACGTCGGCATCAAGGCCGCCCGGCGGCTGGCCAAGCAGACCGGCAGCGCGCCGCCGCCCAAGCACATCCTGAACGCGCCGACCAAGCTGATGTCGGAGCAGGGCTATGGCGACGGCTATGCCTATGACCATGACGCGGAGGACGGGTTTTCCGGCCAGAACTACTTTCCCGACGGGGTAAAACGCCCGGTTCTGTATCAGCCGGTGGAACGCGGGTTCGAGCGGGAACTGAAGCGGCGCACGGATTACTTTGCGAACCTGAGGGCAAAGCGGAACAAGTGA